A single window of Bombyx mori chromosome 9, ASM3026992v2 DNA harbors:
- the LOC101736472 gene encoding uncharacterized protein LOC101736472, which translates to MSMMQLLRFNNILLYLSLVASVRGISYCGARMCGQTNVHTFCQYPEGPSSKCMGYIETPLTKEERARLLARLNRRRSEAAIRRVPGTVPAGDMLKLRWVEELAREAQRWADQCRPPRTPEERDVCRDLYSTSVGQCVASVVGEAPGLHVESMVDLWYMQGRYYRGNITYYIPPQCTGGFYGDFAQILWSKTYMVGCGRSRFLSQVKGRFRTVERLVCNFAPRGPAPARPLWSPAAPGTACPPRSQRDRTLTALCNYQPQVIENTNIDKPMPINEQIILTTVLEIEGNETLNYFGSLDEIYLTKLAVITMKDAMTTLRYNSLQKRDVAETVLIEDAKAELQIHNNISNFKEMSEWKLGKETTIKISQKANIIGRPRTYNIEELNEVSEQQTDNVDAVDDVYDIGEDLYGDYEQKEKSNKSKLHEQEDKTDTNVELPNQNDSIVIENELSNGEKIEFPSTENDSSNVTATMDTVTKEMRASVNMSSDEEIKSIVNGSLKDNVDDYLSDPETVQELQKALEQMERSLAPKSALHEKVRREIRNKPTGSKNAANTQIPARQEAADKGPMINMILRYMPYLKQYENSLTGSSMRAGSSVVPCAVVVFMLIL; encoded by the exons ATGTCTATGATGCAGCTACTCCGTTTTAACAATATCCTGCTGTATTTGTCGTTAGTTGCATCAGTTCGGGGTATTAGTTATTGTGGCGCTAGAATGTGCGGGCAAACGAATGTACATACATTTTGCCAGTACCCT GAGGGTCCCAGTTCAAAATGCATGGGATACATTGAGACGCCACTCACTAAGGAAGAGAGGGCTCGACTTTTGGCCCGACTCAACCGGCGACGGAGCGAAGCAGCCATCCGGCGAGTGCCCGGCACGGTGCCCGCCGGCGACATGTTGAAATTG CGCTGGGTGGAGGAGTTGGCCCGCGAGGCCCAGCGGTGGGCTGACCAATGCCGGCCTCCGAGAACACCCGAAGAGCGCGACGTCTGCAGGgatttgt ATTCGACGTCGGTAGGGCAGTGCGTGGCGTCAGTGGTGGGCGAAGCACCCGGTCTCCACGTGGAGTCCATGGTCGACTTGTGGTACATGCAGGGCCGGTATTATAGAGGAAACATTACTTATTACATTCC TCCTCAATGTACCGGCGGTTTTTATGGAGACTTTGCACAAATCCTCTGGTCGAAGACCTACATGGTCGGATGTGGCCGAAGTCGTTTCTTG AGTCAGGTGAAAGGTCGGTTCAGAACAGTAGAGCGTCTAGTGTGTAACTTCGCCCCCCGCGGGCCCGCGCCCGCCCGCCCGCTGTGGAGCCCCGCCGCCCCCGGTACCGCCTGCCCCCCGCGCTCGCAGCGGGACCGCACGCTCACGGCTCTCTGCAACTATC AACCACAAGTTATCGAAAACACCAATATAGACAAACCGATGCCAATAAATGAACAGATCATTCTAACTACAGTTTTGGAGATTGAAGGAaacgaaacattaaattattttggaagCCTCGATGAAATATATTTGACTAAACTAGCGGTTATTACAATGAAAGACGCAATGACAACGTTGCGTTATAACTCATTGCAAAAGCGAGACGTAGCTGAAACAGTTTTGATAGAAGATGCAAAAGCTGAATTacaaattcataataatattagtaattttaaagaaatgagTGAATGGAAACTTGGTAAAGAAACAACGATAAAGATCTCGCAGAAAGCAAATATAATAGGGAGACCAAGAACATACAACATTGAAGAACTAAACGAAGTTTCTGAACAACAAACCGACA ATGTTGATGCAGTGGATGATGTGTACGACATTGGAGAAGATTTATACGGGGATTATGAACAGAAagaaaaaagcaataaaagtaaGCTTCATGAACAAGAAGATAAAACCGATACAAATGTTGAACTTCCTAATCAAAATGACTCTATTGTTATTG AAAATGAATTGAGTAACGGTGAAAAAATTGAGTTTCCATCTACAGAAAACGATTCATCCAATGTGACAGCTACAATGGATACTGTTACTAAAGAAATGAGAGCGTCGGTAAATATGTCATCGGATGAAGAAATTAAATCTATTGTTAATGGATCATTGAAAGACAACGTTGATGATTATTTAAGTGATC CGGAAACGGTTCAAGAATTGCAAAAGGCATTGGAACAAATGGAACGAAGTCTTGCGCCTAAATCTGCACTCCACGAAAAG GTCCGTCGAGAGATCCGAAACAAGCCTACAGGAAGCAAAAACGCAGCGAACACACAAATTCCAGCGAGACAGGAAGCTGCTGACAAAGGGCCAATGATAAATATGATCCTACGATATATGCCGTATTTGAAACAATACGAAAATAGCTTGACTGGATCCTCGATGAGGGCGGGAAGCAGCGTCGTGCCTTGTGCTGTTGTTGTCTTCATGTTAATCTTGTGA